Genomic window (Bacillus vallismortis):
CACCCGATAACAATCAGTAGCTCCCTGTTCAGCATATACAGCTGACAATTCTTTTTCGATTTTGTTCACACCCTCAGCCGGCGTTAACCGGTCGTGTGCACCCACAAGGCTAAGGTGCGGGCGCGGCGCGATCAGGCTTTGGATTTCAGATGCGGAAAAATATTTTGCAAGCGACGGGACATAATAATAAAAGCCGTGCCGGTCAAGATTTTGTGTTTTCATCAGCACATGATGATCTACCTGGCTGCACAAATCCACACACACCTTGATCCGGTCATCAAGCGCCGTAGTCCACCACGCCATCAATCCTCCCATAGACATGCCGATGGTTCCGATTCTGTCAGCCTGAACATCAGGGCGAGACTGCATATAATCTAGCGCTCTTAAACTGTCATAAATCATCATGCCCCACATCACTCTTCCGGTAAGAAGCATTTCTTTAAAAATCTCGCTTTCCGCTTTTCCCCGCCGATCCCCAAACCCCCAATGATCAATCGCAAGCACGCTATACCCGAGAGAAGTCAGCTCACTGGAAAAAGAAGGCGCTTTCAAGTAGTCTGCTCCTTCAATCAGTTCACTTTTTCCCTTGTCATACCGCCCCCCATGCGAA
Coding sequences:
- a CDS encoding dienelactone hydrolase family protein; this encodes MREERRKQLFRLLGDLPDRRQIRAETLRIEEREGNIIETLLLDLNGHEKVPAYFVKPESADGPCPSVLFQHSHGGRYDKGKSELIEGADYLKAPSFSSELTSLGYSVLAIDHWGFGDRRGKAESEIFKEMLLTGRVMWGMMIYDSLRALDYMQSRPDVQADRIGTIGMSMGGLMAWWTTALDDRIKVCVDLCSQVDHHVLMKTQNLDRHGFYYYVPSLAKYFSASEIQSLIAPRPHLSLVGAHDRLTPAEGVNKIEKELSAVYAEQGATDCYRVARSASGHFETAVMRHEAVRFLQKRL